Within Aspergillus oryzae RIB40 DNA, chromosome 2, the genomic segment TTCTCTGTCTGGGGAACGAGCTCTTGCGGGGTTGTTGACATGGCGGGGGAATGCTTGTTCGAGTTGgatagaaaggggaaagaaaacgagaggacaaagaagcagggggaggatggggaggggTATTTAATTAAACCAAGGTGCTAATATAAGAGAAAACTGCGATCATAAGAGGGGTGGGAAAAATggacagaagaggaaatgccCCGCAATCGAGACAAGAACCCTGCGACTCCAGCTCCGGGGGGTGATTGGCCGCCCGGAATTAACGGGGAACAAGTTAATAACGCTGCCCACGCGATCCCGTGCCTGGAGAACGCTTCTGCGCTCACCGGGACTCCGAGTCTCCAGCTTTTTCAACCGAACCCCACATTTCTCCCGAGTCTCTCTCGGCCTGCCGCCTTATTAACCCCCGAAGCATGTCTTTTTATAGCCGACGGCACCTTCGTCTCCTCCTTGAAACaagcttttctctttgtttttagTACTCTACTCTGTATagtaatttctttttctctccttcccaacTTTAACACTGTTTCCCAACCCATGCTGTCTGGGTTCCCGGTTCAATGCTTCTGGTGACTCTTGCCATGAGCCGGCTATACCGAGTCTGATGAAATTAACCGACATTCCTTCGCGTCTACCCAAGTAAATAGGCTGTCCAAAAAACACCGGGCACGGCGCACCACCCAGACCCGGCCAGTCGATCACCCCACCACATCACACCTGCCCACCTCTTTTATTTCCAGGGAACACATCTTCTATTACACCAGGTATAGCCCATGTCCTAGTGTTTAAACCCCATTTTTCTCgtgaatagaaagaaagcaagataATAGAGATATCTACCCATAATTTGATCAAGAGAAATACAGCTCACTTGTGTTGGCATTCTAAGTTGAACATGCTGGATTACTTCGCCAAGACTGTAGCCTGGcaaccagaaaagagaaagaaaacaaaaattgaCATACAACAATAATCTCTACAGAAACGCATGGCTGAGCCGAGCGTAGCATATCTCATATTGAGAACGACGTAAAACCACCTATTAGACAAATTGATCGCCCGCGTTATCGCCTGGCTCTCCTACATCTTGATTCGGCAAGGcaattctttcttgaagtcCCAGTCCTACCAGTCTGTCACCTATATTTTCAAAGGTAAGCTGACCACCGAAGCTAGGTATCGAAGACAGTCCTTTGCCTGGCCTGTCAAGTCCCTTCTATAGGACTCATCTTAAGAGCCTTCATTGAGCACTCTGAATGTCTCGGTGCAACCTTGGTTGCAGGCTTAACTCTCGATCATAGAAGGATTAATGTAGTGGGTTCGAAAGCGCGGGAGCTGCCGTAGCGAGTCAGATGGAGCCAGTATGAAATTATGGAATGAGATTTTGTTCGACGTTACTGGTGATGTTATTCTAGTCCGCTAGATACTTGATACGGTATAGACCCTTGCACCACGTTGCACAAACACGCCCCTCCCGATctcgaaaaataaaaaaacgtggggaaattgaagaataaaggagggaagaaggaaagaacaaaaagctTAAAGCGAGTTGTCGCTCTATACAGTGTGAGCTTTTACATATCAGTCTTAGTAGTACATAGGAGTGCAACTTGGTCCTAAAAATGGAATAccggttgatgatgtttaCTAAGATTGTGGACGGTCTGTATTGAAGATCAAAAGACAATGGCTTTGACACCCAAGTTATACAATTCTGTCTGTTTGGGTGTACAACCAAAGGTAGGGTGATGCTGATTTAGTTAACAAACTTAACTAGTTAATGTGTGTAAGATTATATAATGATAACTACCTCTTCTTGGCAACTTGTTCTAGCCAGGATAATTGAAATTAAGACCTTAAAATAGGAATCTAAAGGTATActcaaagaaagattgaaaCGTTCCTACATAGACTAAGGTAGTAAACATCGGCTAGCAAATCGTAGCATAGCTGTATGGAGTAGTGTAGTTTTAAATACCTGTGCGTAGTTCCTGCAGATatatttcctctttcccttctttctttttctctttccgttATTTTCTTGTCTATTCTCACATGTcccaggaggagatgatCAAAGACCATGAATATAGAGAATAAAACTGAGTCATCGATCTTCAATTGTTGTTACCTCAGGGAATCTTTCGTCGGATGATTCAGAGCAACATGGTAGCATGTGCATCTCCGGAATCGGCAAGGTTGTGAGTGGTAGGGAGATCAACGACTACTCATGCAATACCTGCAATATCATTATTTCTCGCAGGTTTTCCCCAAACATTGATCAAGATTGGGATTGTCACCGTCGTCATCATGAGATAAATGGTTGCCATTCTTGCATATATGTTCTCCCTGAAAGCTCTCTGGAATTCAAGTTTCAACGCGGCTGCTTTCCCCAGATCCAATGTACGGAGTTAGGGCCCTACTCCGTGATTAGTGCCAATTTGACTGACCGAGGAtcctcttttttccctcttgcCTGAGGCCGCATCTCACCAATCAGGTGAGGGCAGACTTCAATATGGGCGCCGATGATCGGAGCTAGCAGGCGAATTGAACCAATCAAGGGGGCGAGATTATTCGAGACTCCCAGACGCTAACCAGGGACGGGATAGCCACACCAGACACTGAGTCTGAGTCTTCTTCCGCCCGGTCTTAAGGACCTCTTACTCACACCAGGTCCGTGgtctctttcccttcccattTTCTAAAaacatttctttttctgtttggCCTGGCAATCATCCGCCGCAAAGATGATGCCTCTAAGACCATCCCAAGGCGCCATGCGCGCCATGCACTACCAGAGGTATATGACCTCTGGAAGAAGGTGTttcacctcttcctcggtgGCAGCAGCCGTTTCGCCCCACCGCTTTTCTGCTCAGAAACGCTCCCAAAGCACTGCTACAGCTGCTACTACGTGAGTCTCTCGCCTTGCCTAGAGTTTTGAAAGAACTAATTGACCCTGTTAACCTGAGTGTGCACCGGTATAGAAAGTCTCGTCCCGCCCCAAGCCCGGCCTTCAACCTCGAACCTCAGCGCAGTGAAGTATCGCCGTTGCAGAACCGAAATGTGCCTGAATTGGATGATTCGTACGTGGACCTTGTGGAGCTTGTCAGGTTAAATCACACATGGTCTAACGCGTTTTGGAATATTACAGCTTCGTTGGACTCAGTGGTGGAGAAATTTTTCATGAGATGATGCTCCGTCTCGGCGTCGAACACGTCTGTGAGTCACCTCATATTCTGGGTGACATGGACCATAGAGCAGAAATAGACTGACCCATGTATAGTTGGCTACCCCGGTGGCGCCATTCTTCCCGTGTTCGATGCTATCTACAACTCCAAGCACTTCGACTTTATTCTCCCTCGCCATGAGCAGGGTGCTGGACACATGGCTGAAGGTTATGCCCGGGCTTCAGGAAAGCCTGGTGTTGTCCTGGTCACTTCTGGCCCCGGTGCTACTAATGTCATCACCCCTATGCAGGATGCCCTCTCGGACGGCACGCCGATGGTTGTTTTCTGCGGTCAGGTCCCGACCAGCGCGATTGGTACCGACTCTTTCCAGGAAGCCGACGTGATCGGTATCTCGAGAGCTTGCACGAAGTGGAACGTTATGGTGAAGTCCGTCGCTGAGCTTCCTCGCCGCATCCACGAGGCCTTCGAAATCGCAACCAGTGGTCGCCCTGGTCCCGTCCTGGTCGACCTTCCGAAAGATATCACTGCCGGTATCCTCCGCAAGCCTATCCCTATGAACAGCACCATTCCCTCTCTGCCGAGCGCGGCGAGCATTGCGGCCCGTGAGTTGAGCATGAAGCAGCTCGAAAGCACCATCGGCCGCGTTGCTCGTTTGGTCAATGTCGCCAAGAAGCCCGTTCTTTACGTCGGCCAGGGTCTTCTCGCTAACCCCGAAGGCCCCAAGCTTTTGAAGGAATTGGCCGACAAGGCCTGCATTCCGGTCACCACAACTCTGCAGGGTCTGGGCGGCTTTGACGAGCTGGACTCCAAGGCGCTTCATATGCTGGGAATGCACGGATCGGCCTACGCCAACATGGCTATGCAGGAGGCTGATTTGATCATTGCTGTTGGTGCCCGTTTTGATGACCGTGTCACGGGTAACATCACCAAGTTCGCCCCTCAGGCTAAGCTGGCTGCGTCCGAGAACCGTGGTGGTATTGTCCACTTTGAGATCATGCCTaagaacatcaacaaggtTGTCCAGGCCAACGAGGCTGTCGAGGGTGACTGTGCCGAGAACATCGGCCACCTTCTGCCCCATGTCAACAAGGTGTCGGAGCGCCCCGAGTGGTTCGCTCAGATCAATGACTGGAAGGCTCgcttccccttctctctgTACGAGAAGCAGGCCCCGGAAGGCCCCATCAAGCCCCAGACTCtgattgagaagctcagcGACCTTACCGCCCACATGAAGGACCGTACCCTGATCGCCACTGGTGTTGGTCAACATCAGATGTGGGCTGCTCAGCACTTCCGTTGGCGCCATCCCCGTAGTATGATCACCTCTGGTGGTCTGGGTACTATGGGCTATGGTCTCCCCGCGGCGATTGGCGCCAAGGTTGCTTGCCCAGATGCCCTTgtcgttgatattgatggagatgcctCCTTCAACATGACCCTCACCGAGCTCTCTACTGCTGCTCAGTTCAACATCGGCGTCAAGGTCCTCCTGCTGAACAACGAGGAGCAAGGTATGGTGACCCAATGGCAGAACCTCTTCTACGAGGACCGTTATTCGCACACTCACCAGAAGAACCCCGACTTTGTTCCTCTGGCCAAGTCCATGGGCGTTGCTGCTGATAAGCTGGTCAACCCTGctgagatggaggagaagctgaagtgGCTGATCGAGAGCGACGGCCCCGCTCTGCTGGAGGTCATTACTGACCGTAAGGTGCCTGTGCTTCCCATGGTGCCCGCTGGCAGCGCCCTGCACGAGTTCCTTGTTTATGACGAAGGTATGTTTCTTGAACCCCCAGGGTCTTTTTGAAGTGGTACTGACTCTACGTTTCAGCCAAGGAACAGGAGCGGAAGGCCCTGATGAGGAAGCGGAAGGTCATCGTCTAAGTTGACATGAATGGTGCAACGACGTGACCAACCGATCCTGTAATTGCAAGTGCCCATTGACTTTTATTCAATCTGTCGATATCCACGGCGTTTTCTGGCGGGTTCTAAAAACGCTAGCGGGTGCCTGTTGGCGCTCCCAATAGCATCAGACGACCGTACTCATTGGGAGGAAACTGCACGATAAAATCCGCACTCCGAGGTCTTGCTGGAACTGTTCCGGTGAGATGTGGACCGGGCTTCTTTCTACCCTTGAACTCGAGTcccttgatttttctttattGGCATCTTGTTGATCCTTTTTATGATTCGCCAAAAAGTTTCTTCGGTTCCAGGCGGCTGTATATTGTATATAATCCTTATATTTATCATGTTACCTATGTTGGAAACTCTAAGGAATAATAGGAAAGGATGTCATTTTGATCTGTGTCTTGATTGTAACTGATCCCTGGTATGAGGGTAGAAGTGCCAGAAAGAAGTAACACTATTATTTCTCTGACGTAGAGATTCTAGGTATAACGAGTAAAAAAGGGAGGGCAAATGGACTACAGGTGAGTTCCTGCTCTACCAAGTAGATGGGGAAGTGTTACTAAGAGGCTATCAACTTTGGTATGGAGATACCGGCTAGACTGCATCTCTTCTGAGGATAAGCTTCTGCCGCTTAGAAATTTCCGTAAGGAATGACTGGAACTCTCATCCCATGTTACAGGACACCTCTTCGTATACATTGAGAAGAAATGCAATTTGAGACGTTCTCATCAATCTTTAGGGAATATCCAGATACCTCCCTTGTTGGCAAAAGCTATCTAGCCACTCATTATATGCAATATgagatataaatatacatGAATCATCTCAAAACTGAATATAATATCTGAGCATAACCTGCAGGGGCTACTTCCCCGGACGGAGAATATCGCCCTAATACATCGTACTTCTCAGCCAGAGGCATACTTCCAGTCTTTGTCTTTACTTGAGTGGGATTGGAGTCTagttctcttttttctctaaGTTTATTCGAGGTTTTCCTAACCCAAGAATAGTACGCTCAGACGTTCATTatggccaagaaggaaatggacaTTTGATAGTGTGTCCCATGTAGCTAACActgagaaacagaaaaaggaatagaaAAAAGGACTTGTTAAGTCAATTATTCCCAGTAACACCTCCTCGGTCATAGAAAGAACTCTCCTAATAGGTCTCACACTAGCTTTAACAGCAGCATTCATCTTTATACCTGGGATATTATGTTCCCCATCATGCATACAAGCCTCCCTCAACCCCTACACACGTAGTCCACTGATAGCGTCCAAcccatcttcctcgtcgccggCACTAGTCCCGCCTTTACTCAACTCAATCGTCGCATCCTTCCGACCCCAGATATGCACCGTAGGAATACAAATCAGCTTGCCATTCATACCCCTTCTCAGTGCCCTTAACTTAGGCACCTTGCGAGAGGGCGAAATTACCATCACAGGGACCCTCAGCTTGATATAGGCGTCGAGAAGGTCGAGGGCCTTGGCGCGGCTGGTGACGTCGTTGCTTTTCAGGTAGCCGTAGAATGAGCCCTTGGTGGAGGTTATGCCGTCGAGTTCAGGCCATATCTCTGTAGTGGCATTCGTACTTGGGAGCTGGTTCCCCAGCCGTCAAGGCTAGATAACGCATCTTGTGATGGAGATCCGGAGTGTTTATTCGGGGACAAGGCTCAAGGTACAccacaagaaagaaactgaGAAATCCACGACGGTGAGTGAGAATGACTGTCATCGGTATAGATGCTGCTACTAAATGATAGCCCTAACCTCGGAAACGGCACGTCCGATAAGGTTGCATTGGCGTGGATTAAACTAGTGGGGCTGGAACTTTCTTTCTGGAGCTCGGCGGAGctcaacatcctcgatcCAGATGACTTGCTTCCACTTAGTCTTAGAATTGACTTGGATTGGCGTATAATGTGTCGAGTGATATATACTGCCAGTATAAGTGAGGTTTATGCCGCGTTGTCAAAGAGAGCCCAGGATTCACTTATCGTTGTAATACACCAATGCTCgatataaatatatgtatGACGGGCATCACTTGCCTGGGGCGGTCTTCTGagattgacttcttcttATCACTAGATTTGACCATGGCTGCACCGCTGATTTCAAGCAATGCGGGGGGGTCAATAACAGCTTTTCATCTCCTAATGCACCCCCGAACTCGGTTGACGGCAAAGATCGAGTCAGAATGTTGCCACCATTTGattatcctttctttttccagaGACAGATTCTCgggtcttcttctggaagctcATGGCATCTGGAAAATCCATGGTTTCCGAGTTTCCTCAAGACTAATTGACCAACACTATCCTTTCTGGAAAGCGTTGCGAATGGGTCTGGCTACTTTTGAAATATGTGGTTTCGTTTGTTCATTGTCGAAGAAAGTCCTGGGAGTCAGAGATATGAAGTGCACAGCTGATTCTATACTGAACGTTTGCTCACTTGAAGGGAGTCGTACTACTAGGTTGGTAATTTTGTCAATTGAGTTGGGATCCAGCAGACATACAAACACATACGCAACGATCATCGACACGCCAGTGCCGATTGTCACTGGCTAGCACAGACCGGGTGAATGAAGGGTTTCCAAAGCACTTCGAAACTTGGTTCTACTCTCACGGCACATTGTGGAATTTGACTGTGAACTTGTGTTGTTCGTACGTCGACTAAAGACTAGTGATGCTATTATATACTGTCCGAAGTGCAACATATCGGATGTAAAATCCTTGGCCGCAGCGTTAGATTATTTAAAATTCTATCTGCCGCCTATCAAAGGGCATATTCAGGCGGCAATGGGTCTTAGAGTTAAGTTGAATTGCTGCATACGTAAAGTTCGTCTTGATAAGAATAAAATGCTGAGAGAAATCTCATAGGACTCAGGACATTGCCAGCGACTCggctctggaagagatgctATCTCGGTGGACCTCAATGGCTAATGGCTGGATCCTGGAGCCGGTTGTTTAATCCTATATCAGTCGGGTTCTGCTAAAATGGCTGGTGATACCATTAGCGTAGGCAAGGGGTCGGTCTGATTGAACAACTCGAGGCTGTTACTTCGGTTATTGAAGCTGTAGAAGTTGTGACTAATGCCACTGTAAGAAACCTATGCTAAGCTCTCTAATCTCTGTAGATATATCTGATATCGCTAAGCCTTTGCATGCCTATGGGGTCGACTCTCTTATCACCGTGGAGATGCGAAACTGGTTTATGCAGACTTCCAGAGTTGATGAGACAGTTTTTGAGATCTTGGGCGGCGCAGCAGCCGCAACACTGGGGCGAACAATCTTTGATAAGAGAAAGCCTGTGACATAAGGAAATTGTTCACTGTTTCGCATCTGTGTTGTCCCGGTAAATGAATAACACTAGCCCAAGCCCACGTGGTGTCAAGATCTGCACACATCTCAATCATGCTTGGGATAAGCTCTATTTCCAACTGAGAGCACTCATGAAACGTCTTTTGAAACGTTTCCTTCCGTAGTCTTCGTTTGGATGGATTCCAACAGGCATACCCTTGTCGATATTTTATTGGGTGTCAAATATTAAGGGGTTTGTTGAATCGTCCCTTTTATTGTCTGGGGAACTCTTAAAGTTTCCGTACGATCAGCGAAGGGATTAGACTTCAGAATTTAATCCAATGAGACGGTAGTTAACTGTTTGATCGACTCAACTCAATCTCAGGTTGTTTCGGACTGAAACCAAAGacgagggagggaaagaaggggAAGCGTCAGATTTAAGTTCGCTTAAGGCCATTCTATTGAGATGGAAACAATGGCCTGTCAATGCACTTCAATTCAATTCTGGTCAGACTCTTTCTTAAACCCATTCAGTCGCACTCTCTTCGGCGTGTCGAACATTACtcaccttttcttttctctacaAATCATGGCTATAGAGTCGTTTCCCATTCCATCTCTCGACAGACCTTTTGGTGTGCACCTATGGCCTCACTTCAGCAGAGCCTTCGAACTTGTTGCAGGTTACCCTGCTGATGAATTCAAGTTTGTTGTGGGGACCACTCCTATGTCAACGCTTAGGGAGACATCGATCTTTGTGGCTGTTTATTACACAATTATCTTTGGGGGCCGTGAAGTGATGCGGAACCGAGCCCCGTTCAAACTAAGGTCGCTGTTTCTGGTCCACAACTTCTACCTCACGGCTATCAGTGCCATTCTGCTCGCGCTTTATATAGAGGAGCTCGTTCCTACCGTCTTTCGAAGAGGCATTTTCTACGCCATATGTCATCGGGACGGTGGCTGGACGAACCGCCTAGTTGTTCTATACTACGTAGGTGAAGCATTTACACCCATCTTGCATAGACCAGATGCTAAGGCTTCGTCAGTTGACATACTTAACTAAATACctcgagcttcttgataccatattcttgtttctcaAGAAAAAGCCTCTGACATTCCTCCACTGCTACCACCATGGAGCGACAGCCGTTCTGTGCTACACACAGCTGATCGGTAACACAGCTGTTTCATGGGTCCCCATCACGCTGAACTTGCTAGTTCATGTTGTTATGTACTGGTACTACTTCGAAAGTGCTCGTGGCATCCGCATTTGGTGGAAGG encodes:
- a CDS encoding acetolactate synthase catalytic subunit (thiamine pyrophosphate-requiring enzyme), producing the protein MRAMHYQSFVGLSGGEIFHEMMLRLGVEHVFGYPGGAILPVFDAIYNSKHFDFILPRHEQGAGHMAEGYARASGKPGVVLVTSGPGATNVITPMQDALSDGTPMVVFCGQVPTSAIGTDSFQEADVIGISRACTKWNVMVKSVAELPRRIHEAFEIATSGRPGPVLVDLPKDITAGILRKPIPMNSTIPSLPSAASIAARELSMKQLESTIGRVARLVNVAKKPVLYVGQGLLANPEGPKLLKELADKACIPVTTTLQGLGGFDELDSKALHMLGMHGSAYANMAMQEADLIIAVGARFDDRVTGNITKFAPQAKLAASENRGGIVHFEIMPKNINKVVQANEAVEGDCAENIGHLLPHVNKVSERPEWFAQINDWKARFPFSLYEKQAPEGPIKPQTLIEKLSDLTAHMKDRTLIATGVGQHQMWAAQHFRWRHPRSMITSGGLGTMGYGLPAAIGAKVACPDALVVDIDGDASFNMTLTELSTAAQFNIGVKVLLLNNEEQGMVTQWQNLFYEDRYSHTHQKNPDFVPLAKSMGVAADKLVNPAEMEEKLKWLIESDGPALLEVITDRKVPVLPMVPAGSALHEFLVYDEAKEQERKALMRKRKVIV
- a CDS encoding elongation of very long chain fatty acids protein (fatty acyl-CoA elongase/Polyunsaturated fatty acid specific elongation enzyme); this translates as MAIESFPIPSLDRPFGVHLWPHFSRAFELVAGYPADEFKFVVGTTPMSTLRETSIFVAVYYTIIFGGREVMRNRAPFKLRSLFLVHNFYLTAISAILLALYIEELVPTVFRRGIFYAICHRDGGWTNRLVVLYYLTYLTKYLELLDTIFLFLKKKPLTFLHCYHHGATAVLCYTQLIGNTAVSWVPITLNLLVHVVMYWYYFESARGIRIWWKEWVTRLQIIQFVIDLGFVYFASYTYFTSEYFPWIPNAGHCAGEEFAAFAGIIVISSYLALFILFYFATYNKDGKPPSTRRTLRRMSQAEVNPKATGSKTGNASVRARKVPA